The Pirellulales bacterium region GCACGCGAAACTCGCCCGGCATGCGGGCGATGCGCTGGAGCAAATGCGAGAGCCGCAGCCACTCGGCCTTCGGCTTGCCGCGATTGAGCTCGATTCCGTAATGCCCCAGGTGAATGCCCGTGAGCACGATTTCGCGGTACCCATTGCCGGTCAGGCGCTGGATCTCGGCGACGATCTGATCAGCCGGCCGGCTGGCCAGCACGGGGCGCACTTGGGGAATGATGCAGAAGGTGCAGGCGAGCCGGCAGCCGTCCTGCACCTTCACGTAAGCGCGCTGGCGGCCGTCGAGCCCCGCGATGCCCGTCGGCACGTCGACGACGCCGAAGCGTCCCAATAAATCGGGCAGCTCGCGCTTGTCGGTCAGCACTTCGGCCACGGCGGGAAGCGTGGCAACCTCCTGCGGGGCGCGCGTGGCGTAGCAACCCATCACGACAATGCGCGTGCCCGGGTTGCGGCGCGCCATCTGGCGGATGACCTGCCGGCTCTTGGCGTCCCCTTCGGCCGTGACCGTGCAGGTGTTGACGATGCACAAGTCGGCCGCTTCGTCGGGCCCGGCCTCGCGATAACCGATACCGTGCAAACCTTCGCGCAGGTACTGCGTCTCGTATTGATTGACTTTGCAGCCGAGCGTGGCAGTTCGCAGGGTGGGCATTACACAGATCGGAGGCAATAAGTGTTGGAGAAAAACCAACGGCCGGCAGCGGGATCTCCTTTTCGCTCAACCGGGCGCCAGAAGCGGCGCGGGGCGGCCGCGATCATTCTTCTTCGACCGGCTCGATCGAGGCCGACATCGAGCCCTGGCAGCCCGCGATCAAATCATCCTTGCCATAGGCGTGGATCTGATCGCGCTTCAGCTCGGCATGCTCGCGCGTGGTCGTCAGCACGACGGCGCGGCCGGCGGTGTCGACCGTACACGCCAACTGATATCCCTTTTCCAGTTGATGGCCGAACAGCTCCTGCAGCATGACCATCACATAGGGATACGAATGGTCATCGTCGTTCCACAGAATCACGTTGTAGCGCGGTTGCCGTTTGGGCTTCTTTGCCTGCCGCGTTTTGCGCTCTTCGACGGTGTCGGCAACCGGCACGTCTATCGCAGCCTGACTCGACACAACGCTTCTCCCACTCGCTGGATTCAAAGCTCTCGTTAACCCCGGGCCGCGCGACCTCGGGCAACATTGGTAATTCTGACACGGCCGTACGCCGGTGCAACCAATTCTACCAGCCACCTCGGGCCGGGGGCCTGCCGTGGCGAAATCGCCTTGGATCATTATATTGGACGCCAGCACCCGCCAAAAAGGTGCTGTCTGCGTCGAAAACACTGCCTCGCACCGTTGGAT contains the following coding sequences:
- the mtaB gene encoding tRNA (N(6)-L-threonylcarbamoyladenosine(37)-C(2))-methylthiotransferase MtaB; this encodes MPTLRTATLGCKVNQYETQYLREGLHGIGYREAGPDEAADLCIVNTCTVTAEGDAKSRQVIRQMARRNPGTRIVVMGCYATRAPQEVATLPAVAEVLTDKRELPDLLGRFGVVDVPTGIAGLDGRQRAYVKVQDGCRLACTFCIIPQVRPVLASRPADQIVAEIQRLTGNGYREIVLTGIHLGHYGIELNRGKPKAEWLRLSHLLQRIARMPGEFRVRLSSIEATEVTRELIQVMADHPSRICPHLHISLQSGSDRVLRRMRRRWGAQRLIDRAHLVREALDQPAITTDIIVGFPGETDEDFAATCRVVEEIGCSKIHVFPFSARRGTPAAEMSDQVPAAVKSKRAEELSALADRLRDRYFASLRGRTLQVLVEPRVASRTGYRLGTACRYAPVEVPIAGTTVRHFVDCVAGEVVDGCIRARLVDDGRINS
- a CDS encoding ATP-dependent Clp protease adaptor ClpS; this encodes MSSQAAIDVPVADTVEERKTRQAKKPKRQPRYNVILWNDDDHSYPYVMVMLQELFGHQLEKGYQLACTVDTAGRAVVLTTTREHAELKRDQIHAYGKDDLIAGCQGSMSASIEPVEEE